In the genome of Bradyrhizobium arachidis, one region contains:
- a CDS encoding nuclear transport factor 2 family protein, with protein sequence MDQQLLDRLAIRDLVENWAVWRDAGDWERFATVWHEEGWMSATWFQGPARDFMRVSQEGFARGVRILHFLGGSSIDRAGERAIAQTKMTISQRALVHDVLCDVVCTGRFYDFLEKRQGQWGIVRRQPIYEKDRIDPVDPAATLRLDQQALAALPEGYRHLAYMQELIGYKVKRDMPGLIGPEVEKLYAEGREWLAGKAK encoded by the coding sequence ATGGACCAGCAATTGCTCGACCGCCTCGCCATCCGCGACCTCGTCGAGAACTGGGCGGTGTGGCGCGATGCCGGTGACTGGGAGCGTTTTGCTACCGTCTGGCACGAAGAGGGCTGGATGTCCGCGACCTGGTTTCAGGGACCGGCGCGGGATTTCATGCGCGTCAGCCAGGAGGGTTTTGCCAGGGGCGTGCGCATCCTGCATTTCCTCGGCGGCTCCAGCATCGACCGCGCGGGCGAGCGCGCGATCGCCCAGACCAAGATGACGATCTCGCAGCGTGCCCTGGTGCATGACGTGCTCTGCGACGTCGTCTGCACCGGCCGCTTCTACGATTTCCTGGAGAAGCGGCAAGGCCAATGGGGCATCGTCCGCCGCCAGCCGATCTACGAGAAGGACCGCATCGATCCGGTCGATCCCGCGGCAACACTCCGGCTCGACCAGCAAGCGCTGGCCGCACTGCCCGAAGGCTACCGCCACCTCGCCTACATGCAGGAGCTGATCGGCTACAAGGTCAAGCGCGACATGCCCGGCCTGATCGGGCCCGAGGTCGAGAAGCTTTATGCCGAAGGGCGGGAGTGGCTGGCGGGGAAGGCCAAATAA
- a CDS encoding response regulator has product MSRSQLVAEHLPLLRRYARALTGSQASGDAYVAAMLEAMLGDPSVLDESHGPRAGLFRLFTQIWNSVSVNDDAEVTTLPMPPERRLSNITPLPRQAFLLLSLEGFSEEEVAYILGTDVGETRRLADAAGREMAAEIATDVLIIEDETFIAMDLESLVKNLGHNVVGVARTHADAVALAKNKRPGLILADIQLADGSSGLDAVNELLRTFEVPVVFITAYPERFLTGERPEPAFLISKPFQPAMVSAVASQALFFQRNSRNRTPKAPAA; this is encoded by the coding sequence ATGTCCCGTTCACAGCTTGTTGCTGAACACTTGCCGCTGTTGCGCCGCTACGCCCGCGCCCTGACGGGCAGCCAGGCCTCCGGTGACGCCTATGTCGCAGCCATGTTGGAAGCCATGCTGGGGGATCCGTCGGTGCTCGACGAGAGCCACGGGCCGCGCGCCGGTCTGTTCCGGCTGTTCACCCAGATCTGGAATTCCGTCTCGGTCAACGATGATGCCGAGGTGACGACGCTGCCGATGCCGCCGGAGCGGCGGCTGTCGAACATCACGCCGCTGCCGCGGCAGGCCTTCCTGCTACTCTCGCTCGAGGGATTTTCGGAAGAGGAGGTCGCCTACATCCTCGGCACTGACGTCGGCGAGACGCGGCGGCTGGCCGATGCCGCCGGACGCGAGATGGCGGCCGAGATCGCTACCGACGTGCTGATCATCGAGGACGAGACCTTCATCGCCATGGACCTCGAAAGCCTGGTGAAGAACCTCGGCCACAACGTCGTCGGCGTCGCGCGCACCCATGCCGATGCGGTGGCGCTGGCCAAGAACAAGCGGCCCGGCCTGATCCTCGCCGACATCCAGCTCGCCGACGGCTCGTCGGGCCTCGACGCCGTCAACGAGCTGCTGCGCACCTTCGAGGTGCCAGTGGTGTTCATCACCGCCTACCCCGAGCGCTTCCTCACCGGCGAGCGCCCCGAGCCGGCGTTCCTGATCTCGAAGCCGTTCCAGCCCGCAATGGTCTCGGCGGTGGCGAGCCAGGCGCTGTTCTTCCAGCGCAACTCGCGCAACCGCACGCCCAAGGCGCCCGCGGCGTAA
- a CDS encoding NepR family anti-sigma factor, which produces MKDLKSQASKSTTPGKGGLTPEIQSRIGHQLRAMYDDVVRQGVPDRFAELIKKLDAPGGISQSENVAGGSNDNNNGRD; this is translated from the coding sequence ATGAAAGATCTCAAATCTCAAGCCAGCAAAAGCACGACCCCCGGCAAGGGAGGGCTCACTCCGGAGATTCAATCCCGGATCGGGCATCAGCTCCGCGCCATGTACGACGACGTCGTGCGGCAGGGGGTTCCCGACCGGTTCGCGGAGCTCATCAAAAAGCTTGATGCGCCGGGAGGGATATCTCAAAGCGAGAATGTTGCTGGGGGCTCCAACGACAACAACAATGGGAGGGATTAA
- a CDS encoding sigma-70 family RNA polymerase sigma factor encodes MPLTDSLRNDILAAVPSLRAFAISLSGNADRADDLVQETLLRALANIDSFQPGSNLPAWLFTILRNLFRSDYRKRRREVEDAEGNYAKTLKTQPSQNAHLEFEEFRTALDKLPQDQREALILVGASGFSYEDAASICGCAVGTIKSRVNRARSKLAALLYVDGAEDFGPDETVRAVIGGSGG; translated from the coding sequence ATGCCTCTCACGGACTCCCTGCGTAACGACATCCTGGCGGCCGTGCCGAGTCTGCGCGCGTTCGCCATCTCGCTCAGCGGCAATGCGGACCGCGCCGACGACTTGGTGCAGGAGACGCTGCTGCGCGCGCTCGCCAACATCGACTCGTTTCAGCCCGGCTCCAATCTGCCGGCGTGGCTGTTCACGATCCTGCGCAACCTGTTCCGCTCCGACTATCGCAAGCGGCGGCGGGAAGTCGAGGATGCCGAGGGCAATTACGCCAAGACGCTGAAGACGCAGCCGTCGCAGAACGCGCATCTCGAGTTCGAGGAATTCCGTACCGCGCTCGACAAGCTTCCGCAGGACCAGCGCGAAGCCTTGATCCTGGTCGGTGCCTCGGGCTTCTCCTACGAGGACGCGGCTTCGATCTGCGGCTGCGCGGTCGGCACCATCAAGAGCCGCGTCAATCGCGCGCGCTCCAAGCTCGCCGCGCTGCTCTATGTCGACGGTGCCGAAGATTTCGGGCCCGACGAGACCGTGCGGGCCGTGATCGGCGGCAGCGGCGGCTAG
- a CDS encoding nitroreductase, whose product MDAQVKQNDRIGVLEELLNERYSVRAFHPREVDRATIEHVLTTAQRTASWCNSQPWQVIIASGEAKERFRKLIYKEASGGLGDDYDFTPPREYVGVYLERRRESGFQLYNTLGIARGDRSAYAKQALENYNFFGAPHVAIIHTNEPLGIYGAIDCGAYVSNFMLAAQALGLGTIPQAALARHSGLIRRHFNLPDDRRVVCGISFGYADNAHKVNSYRTSRASVADTVAFVEE is encoded by the coding sequence ATGGACGCACAAGTGAAACAGAATGACCGCATCGGCGTGCTTGAGGAGCTCCTCAACGAGCGCTACTCCGTCCGCGCTTTCCATCCCAGGGAAGTCGACCGCGCGACCATCGAGCATGTGCTGACCACCGCGCAGCGCACCGCGTCCTGGTGCAACAGCCAGCCCTGGCAGGTCATCATCGCCAGCGGCGAGGCCAAGGAGCGCTTCCGCAAGCTGATCTACAAGGAAGCGTCGGGCGGGCTCGGCGACGACTACGATTTCACCCCGCCGCGCGAATATGTCGGGGTCTATCTGGAGCGCCGCCGCGAGAGCGGCTTCCAGCTCTACAACACGCTCGGCATCGCCCGCGGCGACAGAAGCGCTTACGCCAAACAGGCGCTGGAGAACTACAATTTCTTCGGCGCGCCGCACGTGGCCATCATCCACACCAACGAGCCGCTCGGCATCTACGGTGCGATCGATTGCGGGGCTTATGTCTCGAACTTCATGCTGGCCGCGCAGGCGCTCGGGCTCGGCACCATTCCGCAGGCGGCGCTGGCGCGTCACTCCGGCCTGATCCGCCGCCACTTCAATCTGCCCGACGATCGCCGCGTCGTCTGCGGCATCTCGTTCGGCTATGCCGACAACGCCCACAAGGTCAACAGCTACCGCACCTCGCGCGCGAGCGTGGCGGACACGGTGGCCTTCGTCGAGGAGTGA